A window of Sebaldella sp. S0638 genomic DNA:
ATATATATTTAAAGTATACACAATTACGTGATTAAAGTCAACAAAAAAATAATACCTTAATACGGTATTATTAGTAACTATATTTTTTACTCATTTTACGTATAAGATAAATTGCTACGCCGATTATTTTTATTTCATCATTTCCGTTTATCTCTATAGGTGAATACACTTGATTATAACTGTATAAATATGGTCTGTAATCCTCGAATCTCAAACATTTTATATATCTTTCACCATTTACTTCAACAATAACATTTTCATTATTCAATTCTTCATAATTGCAAACCATATTTGGATCTGCGATCAAAATATCGTTCGGTCTATACTCCGGTAACATAGAATCTCCTAGAACTCTTATCGCAAAAATATTCTTTATTCTCTGTATCTCTCTTGGTAAAGTTAATTTTATTGTTTCTTCTTCTTCGTCCATAACCAATAATCCGTTTCCTGCACTCGCTGTAAACAATGGTATTTCAACCTCCGATATATCAATTTTCACATTTTTTAGTGGCAACTCTTTATCTTTGATTTCTTTCGTTATCTCTTTAATTTTCCCCATGTAAAAGCTTTCCATGATTTCCTTTTTATAAGCTGGAAAGGCAAGCATAACTTTATTTATATATTTTTCAGTTACATTTCTTCTACCTGTTTCTATCTGATTAACAAGCGAACCAGCTGATCCTATCACCTCCCCCATTCTTGCAACACTATAATTGTGTTCTTCTCTTATTTTTTTTAACAAATCCCTTATATCCATTGTAATTCTCCTTCATTTTTCTACATTATATACTTTTTTTTATATTTTTTCAAAAAAAAGTTGACATCATTCACATGTTTGTGTATAATAGATTTATAGAAAAAATTTTAAGTGTATCATACACAAAAAGTGAATGTTCACAAACGTGAATAAATCAACCATAAACAAAACAGATGACTTGCAGGTGTCAAAGATAAAAAAAACTAATATAAGGAGATGATAACATGAACTATGGGGAAGCAAAGAAAAAGGTAATGGAGCTGTTTAAGGAAAGCAAATTAAGTAGTAACGAAGCATTACTGTTAGTAAAAGAGGTCGAAGTCTTGGTACTCAAAGAAAAGATTGAAACTGAAGAACTTGTTAGTGCTTTTGAAAAAGAAATGCTTAAAAAATAATATTGAGTG
This region includes:
- a CDS encoding LexA family transcriptional regulator, giving the protein MDIRDLLKKIREEHNYSVARMGEVIGSAGSLVNQIETGRRNVTEKYINKVMLAFPAYKKEIMESFYMGKIKEITKEIKDKELPLKNVKIDISEVEIPLFTASAGNGLLVMDEEEETIKLTLPREIQRIKNIFAIRVLGDSMLPEYRPNDILIADPNMVCNYEELNNENVIVEVNGERYIKCLRFEDYRPYLYSYNQVYSPIEINGNDEIKIIGVAIYLIRKMSKKYSY